The genomic stretch ACACCGGCCGGTACCGGCAAGGCGAACGTGGCGGTGGTGAAGGTCCCCGACCCGAGGCTCGACCGGCTCACGGAGCTTTTGAGCGCCGCGAAGGCGACCCCCGCGCAGGTGAGGCTCGTCGACGTCCCCGGCCTCAGCGCCCAGTCGCTGGGGGAGGCCCGAGAGGCGGACGCCCTCGCCGTGGTGGTCCGGGCGTTCGGCTCCGACGCCGACCCCGCGCGCGACCTGGCTGCCTTCCGGGCCGAGTGCGCGGTGGCCGACCTGTCCACCGTCGAGAGGTCGATCGACCGTCTGCGGAAGAAGGCGAAGGCGGGAGCGGCCCCGGACGCCAAGGCCGAGCTGGAGGTCTACGAACGGGCGGAGGCGGTCCTGGGCGAGGACAGGTGGCTCGTCGAGGAGCGGTGGGCGCCGGACGAGGCGAAGATGCTCCGCAACATGGGGCCGCTCACGCTGAAGCCGGTCCTGCACGTG from Actinomycetota bacterium encodes the following:
- a CDS encoding DUF933 domain-containing protein → TPAGTGKANVAVVKVPDPRLDRLTELLSAAKATPAQVRLVDVPGLSAQSLGEAREADALAVVVRAFGSDADPARDLAAFRAECAVADLSTVERSIDRLRKKAKAGAAPDAKAELEVYERAEAVLGEDRWLVEERWAPDEAKMLRNMGPLTLKPVLHVANVDETWDGSELGLPRPAVAVRGLLEAEAAELDEAEAAALMEEFGVSESAMARFVHALYELLDLISFFTGNEKEARAWEIPRGTKAPRAAGQVHTDFEKGFIRWEAVDFEDFMQLASWDAARSVGKLRVEGRDYEVRDGDVVRILHS